Part of the Triticum aestivum cultivar Chinese Spring chromosome 4D, IWGSC CS RefSeq v2.1, whole genome shotgun sequence genome is shown below.
GCAGATTGTCAAAAATGGATATACGCTTGATTCACCCGAATCTTACTCGCCCACTTATGAAAGAAACATTTAGTTGGATGCACAGGTAAAAGATATCATCTGTGACAACATCTCCAAAAATGTTTTCGTTTGATTCAGACGACTTGACACTGTGAAGCAAATCTGGGATGGCATCGAAGATGTTCACAAAGAAAACAAGTCACGAAATGATGCTCACATTAATATGCCTGGAGCTATTTTCACTTAGTTTCGAAGCCTCCCAAAAGAAAGTGTCAAGGAACTCACTGGTCGTCTCAGCAACATTGTTGAGAGCCTGCGTCAAAAGGGTGTTGAAGATATTACTGATCATGATGTGGTTGAAAAACTACTTCAGTCTGTTGACGATTCCTTtgactccataattgcaaccataAAGGAGAGATAACTGACTATGACAATCTTCAAATAATTGAAGTTATGAAATTGCTGAACATTCATGAAGAAGATTTGGAAAAGGAAGGAGGTCAAGATGATTCTTCCTCGAAATAAGGAGACGTCCTATCAGACTATGGTAGCTCGAATGAAGAATAATACGAGAATCAATGCCATCACGAGAGATCTAGAGGTTCTCAGGGAACGCCTCAATGCCCTCAGACGTCATAATTTGTGCTTAACAAGTTCTTCCGAAGATGATGCACCATATTTATTAAGACGATTACCTCCACTTGATATCTCCTACTTCAAATGCAAAAGCTTCAGTCACTACACTATTGATTGTCCAACatgtcaaatggatgtcaaaccaaGTAGAAGATGGAAATCTCTCAATTGTACAGGATTTAGGCGAGTAAGTCGTCATACTAAGCTGACGAAGAAGAATGGCAACCCCAACACATCCTCTTCACTAAGACTAGTCACTGACTCCAATTCGCACGTCGTGATAGAATCAAACTTGAAGAGAATGTCCAAACTGGCTAGTGTTTACGCTGGAATGACAATGGACTCTGAAGATGAACTATCTGAGTCAGAATCCGATGTTGAGGAATTCCTAAATAGAACAGAACGAGGCCCTAAGATGACTACCGAAGGATATATGAAAGTTCCAGAATTATTTAGAACCTCCCAAAATTATTCTAGGGACACCATTGGCTATTCCCATGGCAAGGCCCAATTGGGGGCACCCACATGGGCCCTAGGGGCCCAATATTACGGTGCCTCCCTTAgccttgcactactagggaaaacgttatacacagaattttagcagtagcgcttgttaaaaaagcacgctactgctagacagcagtagcgcgtgcaaaatAAGCGCGCTGCAGATGCACATATATCAGTAGTGCGTCCCAACCCCctgctgctacgggttagctgtagcgccttattagcaGCGCCTACCCCCGCGCTACTAATGTACCTAgatcccgcgctgctgctaggcttttccctagtagtgttggtgGGCAAACCACTAGTTGGTGCCCTGGCATTTGGGAAGGGGGTGCACCACTTGGAGGCtgccctagatggggcgccccctTGGGGATGCTACCCATCTCCAAGTTGGGCCCCTTCCTAGCCTATTATAAATAGAGGGAGAGAAGGAAGCCCCAAGCACACAAGATCTCCGTACTCATGgctccacctctccctctcccgcaTTCTCCACCGTAGttgctcctcccccctccttctaCTCTCACATCATtaagctctggacggcgaagcgctacCGGATCACTGTTGTCGTATGCGTGCAATCCATAGAGGGGTCATGCGTTCGATTCTTGTTTGAGGGAACAGTTCGTCGGATGGTTCGAGGAACTTCAAGAGCGATCTTCACCAACTCTTATTCCATTGCATCTCGAAGGTGGTAATGATTAGATCTAACCTTGTATGCATTTTCATAATGATCATGTGAACATGATCTATAGGACGacaatttttgttttctgctacgtgtcccaacagtggcatcatcaaCAATCTATGAGTTGGTGCAGGTTATAGGATCTAGACCACATGTGTTGTGTGGGTATTACACAAAAGTGTTCCGTAGTAGATTAGATTTATTGCTAAAAAATTGTTTAGTAGATTAGATATATTGCTTAATAAAATTTGTGCGGGTAGAAGATAAGATCTATTCTTAGTAGATGCAATCTTTTAATTGATGTTTTTTCTTGCCTCACTTGAAATTGCGTCTTTTCTGTTCTTGCCGGCATGGTGGGAATTTGCTACAAAGTTCTAACTATTGGCGATTCTGGCTATCAACAATGTTTTGTCTTGTTTCTTTGGGTTGCACCTTAATCATGAAAGTTGAATTTTTGCAAATGAAAGGGCATGTAGATTTGATCTATATTGGGGGCATGCGTATGGCAAAGTTTATTTGGTTTTGTAAATACAATATATTTAAATATAAATTTGGTAAAAAATTACAAAGTATAACTTAAGAAAAGTAATAATATGTGAGTTATATTGAGACAGAGCGAGTAGTACTCAACCCTCACGATGATTGAAAATATTTATCTGCAGCTGACTAACAAATTTGTAGAGGCCTTCTAATCAATCGTTTCCCATTATAGCTACACAATCTTttgatatttttatttatttatttttcagtcATGACTTATGTTGGATATCTATTGAATTTTTATAAGGTTACAAACAGTAATTAGAACAATTAGAATAATATGCAATGTGTGGAAGATAACACATGTTCTCTACTTAGTTTGTTATTTTATTTTCGAGGCAACTTTAGTTTGCAACCAATCAATCATTTATTTGCGTTCAAACACTTTTCAACTTTTGCATAATTTGAGGAGATTGTGGATAATAGGTTTCTAGTTACCACTTCTGCTCTTAATACGCTGTCATTCGTGGCCACTACATATACTAACTATGAGAGTGGGAGAGCGTGTAGGGAGGGGGTAGAATGGAGACCTTGCCATTTTAGCAACAATACAGATAGATGTGAGGACTATAATGCTCTATCGGAAACCAGTCAGAAATACTTGGTGAATTCCTGGTCTGCTTGTGGCAGCAAGTGGCTGTCGTCCCATTCGACGCGGTAGCTTCCTGGGCGATTCACCACATTCTTCCTCGCCGCAATGTACATCGCTTTCCTCCACTCGCCTATGCCCTCTTGCCCACATTGCTCCACGAGTCAATCGTCATATTCATACTAAATGCACAAAAAAAAAAATAAGAATAAAGTACTTGGCCATCGACCATGGCCTATTTATCTTGGAGTATAATATGTATTTATTGAATGAATGAATGCATGTACAAATACGTACAACatatgcatacatacatacataccgtAGTGCCCCCTCCAAGGTCATGGGTGTATCTTTTGGGGCATCCGCGAGCTTCTAACTCCGAGTAAAATAGAGCCACATCCCGCATCATCTCCTCTTGTGATGGCAACTCGATCCTTCCCGACAGAACTCCGGCAACCCAGTTGCTTTGGAGTTGGAACATGGAGAAAAGGATACCCTAGAGAAAGATCTCAATATGCATCAATTGAATTATCTTTTGCATATCTGTAAAAGTGTGTGTTATGTAGCGGCGTCATCTGCTGACCTTGAAGGGCAATCCGATGAATAAGATGTGAGGAGCCAAGTGCGGCGGGAAGACATGCTTGTATAGCGGGCCCACGCGATTGTCGTCAACAGAGATAACAGAGTGGTCGTCACTGAGGAATGGATAGTTGTACTTGTATCTACTATAGTAAACCAACATAGTTAAGATTTAAGACGACCAGAGGAGGCAACTTGATTCACATGAGATGTTTGAACGAGCAACTTAACTATAATTTGAAAAGATGTATATAGCTATGTATGTAGGTACATACCCTGCGCAGTGGATGATGACATCCGCCTTCACCCGAGTGCCGTCCTGGAACACCACACCGCCATCTTCCTCAGCACGCTCGATCTGCGGACATTTCATGCATTTTAATTTTCAAGCATCAATCGATCATGGTAATTTGTTTCTTTGCAATTATGCATAGATTATGGGTGTGGGCGTGTGTCTAGGCCTTAGCTGAGTGAGATATAACAGTCGTACATCACCCTATGGCATTCActgtttttttcttctatttttttactTCTATTATACTCCATCTgtttcaaaatatagtgcgtccTTGGTTCCCGcacttcaactttgaccataaatttacggaaacactaacgcccacacgtgtgggcgtttgcatctcgcccacacgcctggatccgcgtccgtttgtgggtgcacgaatcttggcatgtttgtgATGCCACGTAGGACTgtgctggtgtgtgggcattcatccagTCGCCCACACGTCCGTTTCACCACAGGGAGGGGCcagtgtgtgggcgtttagcagttcgcccacacgccagtgttcactcacgcacaagggttggtgtgtgggcatttgccatctcgcccacatgcCCGTcacctctcccacacccaagctgtcaGTTGAcatgcgttttgcagtgtacatggcaattgccctagtgtgcttgtaagcagatggcaactctctctttatttttacccgaacatgttagtTGCCAtctgttttgcagggtacatggcaactgccctagtgtgcttgtaagcagatggaaactctctcttttacccaaacatgttgttttgccatgtctctttgtagcgctacacggcaactgcctagtgttagtaggtggcaactcctaaggttTTTAAATCATGACAACTGTAGTAAACTAGACCATACATGACAACTccttagtgttagtaggtggcaacctctaaagttttcaaatcatggcaactatagtaaaccagaccatacatggaaatagctgcagttgtccaaaatggcatctggcacttgacctgagatggcaactgcagttgagcaaacatggcaattgtagttgtcTGACATGAcaactgtagttcagcgacatggcaactgcaggtaaacggacattgaagagggtttggaccatggcaactgcggggacgcgtggtgactgtcacgctgggcgtgcgggaccgtgaggtaggtggctgagagaggtcgtgtgggtgttatgcattttgcccacacgtaggcgtgtgagagggaccgcaaggggaaaaagaggcgtgtgggcgctagttgttttgcccacacgtaggcgtgtgggctggtcctcttaggtggtgtttggttctctagtcctaggactttttctagtcccaactaaaaagtccctagtccctaaaaagtccctccctgtttgtttccagagactaaaaagtccctcgTCCCtttctagaggttattaaatgaccatgttgccctagtatatagaaaaataacaatcaaacaacaccatgggatggcgggccaatgggtgcatggaggggcattgttggaaaagtccaaaaagtcccaaaaagactctccttaagagtcttcttcatttagtcccaaatgcctagtttagtccctaaaaagtccctcccgtttggtaaaaaagtctctaagagggactttttctagtccctacataaaaaagtccctggaaacaaacacccccttagacaccacacaaaatatGTGAGTAGaccccttaacgcccacacgtgtggcagttatcgtcctcctaaatttaaccaacgagaccgactacggcgggagcaaaaattatatcagtgaattcgtttTCAAAAGaagtggtataatttttgctcccgccgtagtcggtctcattggttaaatttatggtcaaaattaaaCATCGGGAAGCGCGGATgcactatattttggaacagagggagtacttgttggtttttttcatgtttttctcaaaatgaaaactagaaaaaaaatcaatgaaaAAGAAGATAAAATAGTAAACAAAAGGGTGAATTCACACGAATATCAACGTAAGATAATAATATAGCCGAAACATATGTTCAGTGAGATTTAATTAATTCTCATCCTAGTGGGAATTAGAAAAACCGATATATACAAGATTGTAAAGATCAATCGCAAAGGGCAGAGTGCTTTACCACCGGATGAAACGACAGGTTGTCACAGCGGGCAGTCTCACACGTGGAATCAGCTGAAGGTAGCGAGCGATCGGCAACATGGACCTCTCTGGCGACCCCAGCAATTTCCCTCGAAATGTCAAATCCGCTGCTCCGGTATCCTACTACCACCACAACCTAATTAAGTCACCAATATTAGTAGCCATGTGAATTGAAGGTGGTCGATGATGAGTTGATGacaatggcgcacctgcccgtgaaATGGGTCTGGGACACGGTAGCTGTGGCTGTGCATCTGCTTCCCTGGCCAGCCATCTATGCCTGCAACAAGTGATCATTGAGCTCAGCTCACCCTGTCTCCATGACCATGCCAAATAACCACACACCCAACTAACTacaccctctgtttctaaatataagacgttttggcaatTTAATTGGATGGTTAAATACCGGCGATGTCGGCCAGGCGGGGCTCGGTGAAGTGGCCGTTGCAGACAACCACGGCGTCGAACACCTCCTCCTCTACCTCGTTACCGACGCTGGCGAGCTTTGTCGAGCAGTACGAGACACTCCATCCCGCCGCGCCCGCGCCATCAACCCTGCGGCGGACGCTGACCACCTCCGTCTGTAGCCGGACCAGCCCATGGAGATCGAACCGCCGCGCGAACGCTTCGAGGTACCGGAGCACCTCCCCGTGCCCCGGGAACCTGCGCGGGTCGCCCTCCGTGCCAGCAACGAAGGGGAAATCGAGAAAGCCCATGCACTCGCGGGAGCTGTTGACGCGGAGGGAGGCGTAGACGCTGGAGTGGGCGCGGCCGGCGCCGAGCGGGTCAGCGCCAGGTGCCGCCgatggccgcggcgcgctctgaGACGACCGGAACGTGGCCTTGGCGCCGCAGCTCACGCGCCGCCACCAGGCCGGCCGCTCCTGCGCCTATCACGGCGACACGGCGCGATGACATCGGAGGAGGACGAGCTAGCATCGAGGAAAGTCTCCAAGCTAGTTTCTCATCGTTGCGTGTGCTATTTTCTTTGTGTGGAGCAGTTGCTCGGGCTGGCCATTTTTCTGGTCGTGAATCAGTTTTTTTGTACTCGTCGCTGTCGGAACGCAGCCGCCTCACATGACTATAACCAGGCTACGCGCCATGGCGGACCAAGCGAGGTCGCCGGGACCGCGAGCGCCCCACCTCGCCACGGACGGACGGCCCTCGCACGCTCCCTTCTTCTAGGCCGCCCTCGCACGCTCCCTTCTTCTAGGCCGCCCCCAACTCGCGCATGCCGACACGGTTCATTGGCTGCTGCTACAACTATGCGGAGGATGACCACATTTCCCGCGAGTGCACAAACCCCACTAAGTGTGTCCGTTGCAACGGCGTCGGGCACATCTCCAGGCACGGATGGCAGCAACGGcctcctgttcatcggcagcccaccgggggagggggggagggtaTCCGTTCACTAGGAACAGCTCGCCCCAGTGACATATTCGGTCGTTGGATCTCCCTCCCTGACGATCGATCACCAGATATTGGTGTCCTAAAAATATGTCCTGCTACCTGATTATGTAAAAAGATTCCATTTGTCTTTGCTAAATATATCTTTTAATGCTTCAGATCTGGATTAATCATTGCAAACTGTACATTTTGATATTACAATCTAGTTTCAAAAACCTATGAATTAACCAAAAATGTTTCATAAATTTGTACTCCACAATGGAGCACGTTAAGCCGTGGGTGATTATATATTATCCAAGTCTTGGTGATGACTATTTCAAAAATATCATGTATTTATAAATTGTTATCTTGTATACGCTTGTCTTTtcccaaaaaaaaaaaaacactaTAGAATAGAACCAATCTAGGTATCCTCACATTTATTCTATGAACTAACATGCCCATGGTATTCGAAATTTTCAATAGCAGACTAACCCTTTCGTGGCAGTCTGCTCCAGTCACTATGACTGTAATAGAGATGCTCTAGTTATGATATTTGACTTATAAGTTTTGCTTAAAACATGAAAATAACATGTTCAAAACAATAAAACAGGAAAATATGCATCATAGAACGGTTGATGGGGGTCCATAGCTCCTGGGGCACCTGGGGCATGTGGCGTGTGCGGCGTTTTCTGCCTACGAACGACGCTTGATGACCAGGCAATGTGCTTTCCCTATTTGGTCGCCGGGAGGTTTTGCAGACAAGGATTTTCCTAACACTGAGTCTTCTGGATAATGTTTGCTTGCTAGACACATCCAACTTTTTAGTGCATGCCGAGAGCTCCAGATGTGGTCGTATGTTTAGGCTGTGATGGTGTGCTTGTCTTCAGAGTGAAGAGAGAATTCCTTTATTcagaaaaaaaaaaaaagagaaatccTTATTCTGCTCCTAAGAATATGCTTGCCTATATGgttctaaaattattatttgaaacCGATGTGTTAATTTTAAGTATGTTTAGTTTACAACCAACGTCGACCATGCCTATTTTTTAGCTTTTTTTAGCAGACCTATTTTTTAGCTGGACCGTAAGATTTGGCAATTGTTTGCTTCAATGCCCAAATTTTGGTGCTTCTGGCTCGCCCATGATGTTGCAGCCCAACTTGTGATATTGGTAAGTGTTTATTACTTAATATTGTTCGGTGTTGTAAAGCGGTTAGTACAGTAAATAACTAGCTTTATAGCTGTTAGTACAGTAAataaaatatgtactccctccttaaACGCATATATGACATTTTAGATCACTAAGTATtgacctaaaacgtcttatatttgctTACAGAGGAAGTACTTTTTACACACCCACTCCGTGTGTTTTGTCATATTGTAGTGGACTAAGTATTTTTAAATCGTGTTGGCTGTTGGCTCATCATGAATACTGAAAAGGAATCAAGTGTTTATGAATTTGGTTGGGTGCAAACCAAATGAAGGTCTAGCAATTTTGCTAGGTACGATAGCTGTAATCCTACTAACAATGACTTGCCAAATTTTGTTCATGATTTTGCTTTGGTGATGTCAAAATTTCGGATGggctattttttattttattttttgcaggaCTCAAACCAAACACAATTTGTTCCTAATGTGACATTTTTGTCAATTTGGTCTACTAACTGTGTCAGGAGTATCCCCGCAAAACAGTAGTGTTAGGAGTAAAAATATTCATAGAATCATGTACTATTTTCAAGTCAAATGCTCTTTGAAGCACCAATGGTCTAGTGATAGAATATTACTCTGTCGTGGCTAGTTCactctttttaaagccctttctttAGATTTTAGTTATTTCTCCGCAAGTTCATCTAATCTCTTTTATCGCATGTCCCCGAAGGGACGAGAAGCCAACAGAAGCTAAACCGTAGCGGTCGATGAGGCGACATCAGAGATACTTAGATAAATCGTTGTGTGCTTGGGCCAGCAGTTGGTCGTCGTCCCACTCGTCGCGGTAGCTCTCCAGCCGGACCGACACCCTCGCTCTGGCCGCAACGTATATCACCCTCCTCCACTCTTCCATCTTGTCCAGCCCGCACTGCTCCGCCAGCCAGTCCTCATACTCAAACTGCAACATGCGAAAGCAGGTTCTGTATATAATTAAGTTTACTATATGAATCGAAAAGTATGTAAGTTTACTATATATATAAGCATCGAAAAGTATGAATGACATGTATATGTAGCGTAGGTAGTACTCCTACACTGCACTGACCGTCCATGCTTCCACTCCCAGGTTGTGTGTGAATCTTTTGGGCCATCCGCGGGCTTCCATGTCGGAGTAAAATGCCATGACATCCAGCATCATCTCCTCCGGTGACGGGAGCTCGATCCTTCCTGACAGTGCTCCCGCCACCCAGTTGCTCTGGAGCCGGAACACTGGAAAAAGGATCGACTAGAGAGACACATTGAGATCCGCATCAAACATTTAAGCTATGGGATACCAGATCCAATAGTAAGCAAATTAAGCTACTGATCGGCCGACCGACCTTGAATGGTAATCCAATGAAGGAGATGTGAGGGGCCATCTGTGGCGGGAACACGTGCTTGTAAAGCGGACCCACGCGGTTGTCGTCCACGCTCACCATACCATCCTCCTCCAGGAACGGGAACCTGTACTTGTACCTATATACATATGACCGTTTGTATAAATGCACATCCGCCAACATATGTAATCATCGACCATGTACGAGCACGATTGCATCCAGAATTAGTCTGTGATGATATATACACACTTACCCTGTGCAGTGCACGACTGAGTCCGCCTTGACCCGACTGCCATCCTGGAACACCACGCTGCCATCTTCCTCGGCACATTCGATCTGCAATAAACAGTACATCTCTAGCTTGAGGTGATGTGTGGGAATTGGatttgacggtgatgatgatactacatactccctccgtcctataatgcACTAATGTCAAAagacgtcttacattatggaacagagggagtaggttTTTTTTCTTCGGAAATGGTCAGGGGAGGGGGGGAGGGTGTATTTCAAACTGTGTTAAGTTTACAGGGTGTACGTGTCACACAAAGCGTGAAGAGAGGTAATCGCCACAGACCGGCGTGACCCATAAGCACAAGCATATCAATTTTAAAACAATGTGACCAGTGATCATTGAGTAAGATCTTTGATAATGTCTCTGATTTTGGTTTGTGGGTGGACCTCTAagtcttggaagacctttttgttTCTTGCATCTCAGATTTTCCACATAGTAAGAAGCAAAATGAAGTTGTTGATTGTGTCTGACAGGATATTTAGCATCGCAATTGAGAATAATGAAGAATAATGAAGTTGCTGATTACCCGCAAAAAAATGAAGTTGCTGATGCTAAATTGTAGAGTAGTACCAAGTAATTACCATGGGATGTAGCCACAGATTGGCATGGGCAGTAGTGCTCTGCATTCCACAGGGCGCCGATCGGATAGCAACGTGGACCTCTTTGGCGACACCAGCAATGTCCCTCGAGATGTCCATCCCGCTGGGGTGGTATCCTATCACCACTACGACCTAAGCTAGCAACGAATAACATACAATTAACATGCAGTTGTTCCTCATGTGCTGCCGCTCAGTCAAAAATTCACAAGAAATTCAGGTGATGCAAGGATTATattcccttcgtttttatttactcagCATATTAGATTTGCCTTAACCCCTAAGTCAATCTTTGTCCAACTTCATAGAAAAACATTAACATTGAAATACCAAATCAATATATTAGATTCACCGTTGAGTATATCCCCACTTATTATTGTAAATGATTATATTGTCATCTAGTATAAACAAGCTAGGTAAGACTTTACAAAGTTCGATTTAATTGCTTAGTATGAAAAGTAAGATGAAAACAAAGAGAGTAGATGATACGCACTTGGCCGTGGAACTGGTCGGGCACACGGTAGCTGTGGCTGTGCAGTTGCTTCCCCGGCCAACCGTCTATGCCTGCACATCGTTCATGGATCGACCGCCATGAATATTTTACTAGTAACTTCACTGACCACTGAGCAGTACCACGTACATGCTAGCTTACCGGCGATCTCGGCGAGGCGGGGCTCGGCGAAGTGGCCGTTGCAGACGACGACGGCGTCGAACACCTCCGACTGCTCCTCCTCCTGTAGTTCCCCGCCGGCGAGCTTCCTCGAGCAGTAGGAGACCGTCCAGCCCgccacgcccgcgcccgcgccgtcGACCCTGCGGCGGACGCTGACCACCTCAGTCTCGAGCCGGACCAGCCCGAGGAGATCGAAGCGCCGCGCGAACGCCTCGAGGTACCGTAGCACCTCCTGGTGCCCGGGGAACCTGCGCGGGTCAACGGAGCCCTCATCGGCGACGAAGGGGAAGTCGAGGAAGCCCATGGACTCGCGGGGCAGGTTGGTGCGGAGGGACGCGTAGAGGCTACCGTGGACGCCCCCGGCGCCGAGCGGGTCCGCCGACGCCGCGTCGTCGTAGCGCCAGGTGCCGCCCACGCCGGCTGCGCGCTCGAAGACGACGGGGGAGTGGCCCTCGCGCCGCAGCTCCCGCGCCGCCACCAGGCCGGCCGCCCCCGCGCCGATCACGGCGACGCGCGACGATGCCATCGGAGGAGGAAAAGTCTCCAAGTCTCGGCTGGCATGCTCTCTCGTCGTCGCGTGTGTCGTCTTTTTCATGTGGAGCAGTTGATCGAGCTGGCCATTTTCCTCCATTCGCGCGTCAATCTTTAGTTTCTTTAAAACTGCCAGTTGCTTCTCCTATTTTCACAGCCGCCTCTCTCTATACTATTTTGGACCAGCTAGACCGCTAGAGGTCAGTCGACTCAAAACAAAATTTGGGACAGTTGACTGACCACAAACTTGTTTCAGTCGTCTTCACCGTTTTTAAAGCATTGAGATCCGAGCGCGTGCAGGACTACATCAGCTGCTTGGCAGGTCCATTAGCTAGGAATGTGTGTAACATGtctgttagagcatctacaatcatGAGAGAGAAATTTGGCTCCTTATAGTCCGTTGACAATGACCGATCACCCATTATTTGTCCGCGTAGGCAGCCACCCCCTCACATATCCGCCTCCCAAATCCATACAACCCATCTACATAGATCACATTTGATCATAACAACATAGCATAGATCTAGGATAAAGTTTTGCAATCGAGCCCAAAATGTACAGGTTCATCACCACACCTAGATAAACGGAGGGGGACGGTGGCAGACTTCACCATTTCCTCACAGGTCCCTTCCTCTTGGGGTCACTGGAGTACCGATTGTGCTCCTTGGCGTAGGCGTCGGCCGCCGGAGGGGAGTCATTGTCGTCGTCTCTCGGCATGCCACTatcagacgaggaggaggaagagatgaTCCCAACTAGATGTCAGGCAACGCAAGCCTGCTCCTTGGCGAGTCGGGCTGCTTTTGCCCAGGAGGCCGCCCTCGCGGGGCGCTTGGACTCCTCGATGTTGAGCAGGAGCACCTTCTAAAAAGTGATCCACCCTGCATCATCGCGTCAATCACCAACTGGCTATCAGAGTTAA
Proteins encoded:
- the LOC123100681 gene encoding flavin-containing monooxygenase FMO GS-OX-like 2 — encoded protein: MASSRVAVIGAGAAGLVAARELRREGHSPVVFERAAGVGGTWRYDDAASADPLGAGGVHGSLYASLRTNLPRESMGFLDFPFVADEGSVDPRRFPGHQEVLRYLEAFARRFDLLGLVRLETEVVSVRRRVDGAGAGVAGWTVSYCSRKLAGGELQEEEQSEVFDAVVVCNGHFAEPRLAEIAGIDGWPGKQLHSHSYRVPDQFHGQVVVVIGYHPSGMDISRDIAGVAKEVHVAIRSAPCGMQSTTAHANLWLHPMIECAEEDGSVVFQDGSRVKADSVVHCTGYKYRFPFLEEDGMVSVDDNRVGPLYKHVFPPQMAPHISFIGLPFKSILFPVFRLQSNWVAGALSGRIELPSPEEMMLDVMAFYSDMEARGWPKRFTHNLGVEAWTFEYEDWLAEQCGLDKMEEWRRVIYVAARARVSVRLESYRDEWDDDQLLAQAHNDLSKYL